From Ananas comosus cultivar F153 linkage group 8, ASM154086v1, whole genome shotgun sequence, one genomic window encodes:
- the LOC109714478 gene encoding pentatricopeptide repeat-containing protein At2g02980, chloroplastic-like, with protein MPPFTLSSPSDHSFLSLSPSFGRFKPLAPPRLILRNPNPNPNRESPSKELHIGTTSSLNAQFYASNRQSRAGVAKSEPKSLNLNHNEPFSSCPDGGSASFASAHHPFDESPQRRAAFYAATIGAHCRSQRWEEAVSVFASMLEDGAAPDKFLVPKILKACSELRNGGVGACVHGFLVRAPIEFDVFVGNSLIDMYAKCGDLASAQAVFGQMPERDVVSWTALVNAYSDAEYLDEASRIFNLMLASGVKPDLISWNALISGFARNGDIDTALCLLDKMCADRIKPGTNTWNGVISGCVQNGLFDNALDAFSEMCLLEKPNGVTIASILPACSGLHSLNLGRELHGYVIRNRIKLNVFVGGSLIDMYLKCGKFSYAERVFSELESKNSTVWNEMIAAYADEDNMSEALKLFRLMQEDGSKPDVVTYNVFIAAYAKKCQKEEVFNMISEMGRAGLKPNVVSVNSIISGFHHCYLNVEVLELFRSMQFPNGANANSCSSPPDMLDYGIQLNAVTINSVLLVLTDLKLLHLGKEVHSYVLRNGFESNIFISSTLVDMYAKCGNMVYATIVFNGIKEKNSVSWNILIAGYNHNGEPGSALNLFPKMLGENIVPNSITLMILLFSCSIMMALNLGKELHGYIEKTRPNEYPVTLACSLIDMYAKCGSIKDAKLVFDTTVQKDIAVCNAMMTGYSLHKMPEDAVNLFQEIELSGLKPDHITFSAFLSALNQEGFVEEARKYFNSMVTVYAVSPTLEHFTCMIDIVGTAGLLKESLDIIASMPFEPDACVWATLLKACRLHSNHEIGAKAAEALFQLEPRNASNYIVLSNIYAMSGMWDSAARVRDLMKDRGLNMVRQCSQLYVGTTVHSFKAGDRSHCEIGRILNFWRILTDKMMKSGYVPLDAVFCNEGQVDPFTCYHTEKLAICFGLISTSPYSPIHVSKNIRMCMDCHYSAKFISRTYNREIVVSDGCSYHYLQNGVCSCRDKW; from the coding sequence ATGCCACCTTTCACTCTCTCTTCCCCCTCCGACCACTCCTTCCTCTCCTTGTCCCCCTCCTTCGGCCGCTTCAAACCCCTAGCTCCCCCTCGCCTCATCCTCAGAAACCCTAACCCGAACCCCAATCGAGAATCCCCATCCAAAGAGCTCCACATCGGTACCACATCCTCCCTTAACGCCCAGTTCTACGCCTCTAATCGCCAAAGCCGCGCAGGAGTCGCCAAATCCGAGCCCAAATCGCTCAATTTGAATCATAATGAGCCTTTCAGCAGTTGCCCAGATGGTGGTTCCGCTTCTTTCGCGTCCGCACACCACCCGTTCGACGAAAGTCCCCAGAGAAGAGCCGCGTTCTACGCTGCAACGATTGGCGCTCACTGCCGATCGCAGCGGTGGGAGGAAGCCGTGTCCGTGTTTGCTTCGATGTTGGAGGACGGTGCCGCGCCCGATAAGTTCCTCGTACCGAAGATCCTTAAAGCGTGCTCTGAGCTCCGGAATGGTGGCGTGGGCGCTTGCGTTCACGGGTTCCTGGTGCGAGCGCCAATAGAGTTTGATGTGTTTGTGGGGAATTCGCTTATTGACATGTATGCCAAGTGCGGCGACCTCGCGTCTGCTCAAGCCGTATTTGGTCAAATGCCGGAAAGGGATGTTGTTTCGTGGACTGCGCTCGTGAATGCCTATTCCGATGCAGAATACTTGGATGAAGCTTCtagaatatttaatttgatgctTGCGAGCGGGGTCAAGCCGGATCTGATTTCATGGAACGCCTTGATCTCCGGGTTTGCTAGGAATGGTGACATTGATACGGCTCTTTGTTTATTGGATAAGATGTGCGCGGACAGGATCAAACCAGGCACCAATACTTGGAATGGAGTCATTTCGGGTTGCGTTCAAAATGGGCTTTTTGACAATGCTTTGGATGCTTTCAGCGAGATGTGCTTACTGGAAAAGCCGAATGGTGTTACCATCGCAAGCATTCTTCCCGCTTGCTCTGGCTTGCATTCATTGAATCTAGGCAGGGAACTCCATGGATATGTGATTAGAAATAGAATTAAGCTGAATGTATTTGTGGGCGGGTCATTGATCGACATGTACTTGAAGTGCGGGAAATTCAGTTACGCAGAGCGGGTGTTTTCTGAGCTCGAGAGTAAGAATTCGACGGTGTGGAATGAGATGATCGCGGCATATGCAGATGAGGATAACATGAGCGAGGCATTGAAGCTCTTTCGATTGATGCAAGAAGATGGATCGAAGCCAGATGTGGTCACCTATAATGTTTTCATCGCTGCTTATGCCAAAAAGTGTCAAAAAGAAGAGGTCTTTAATATGATTTCTGAGATGGGACGCGCCGGTTTGAAACCTAATGTAGTTTCTGTGAATTCGATTATATCAGGTTTTCATCACTGTTATTTAAATGTTGAGGTGTTAGAATTGTTTCGAAGTATGCAGTTTCCAAACGGTGCAAATGCAAACAGTTGCAGTTCACCTCCTGATATGCTAGATTACGGCATTCAACTGAATGCTGTTACCATTAATTCAGTGCTATTGGTGTTGACTGACCTTAAATTACTTCATTTAGGAAAGGAAGTTCATAGCTACGTTCTGAGAAATGGTTTCGAATCCAATATCTTTATCTCAAGCACTTTGGTCGACATGTATGCGAAATGTGGCAATATGGTCTATGCTACTATCGTCTTTAATggaattaaagagaaaaatagtgTGTCATGGAACATTCTAATTGCTGGGTACAACCATAATGGAGAGCCTGGATCTGCCCTAAATTTATTCCCGAAAATGCTGGGAGAGAATATTGTTCCTAATTCGATAACCCTAATGATCCTACTGTTTTCCTGTAGCATTATGATGGCTTTAAATCTGGGGAAAGAATTACATGGGTACATTGAGAAAACAAGGCCTAATGAATATCCTGTTACTCTTGCATGTTCTTTGATTGATATGTATGCAAAATGTGGCAGTATAAAGGACGCCAAATTGGTATTCGATACAACTGTTCAAAAGGACATAGCAGTGTGTAATGCAATGATGACTGGCTACTCCCTACATAAAATGCCCGAGGACGCAGTAAATCTGTTTCAGGAGATTGAACTCTCTGGCCTAAAACCAGATCATATAACTTTCTCTGCATTTCTTTCGGCTTTAAATCAAGAAGGTTTTGTAGAAGAAGCTCGGAAATATTTCAACAGCATGGTAACTGTCTATGCAGTTTCGCCAACTTTGGAACACTTCACATGTATGATCGACATTGTGGGAACCGCCGGTTTACTCAAAGAGTCATTAGATATTATTGCAAGTATGCCATTCGAGCCCGATGCTTGTGTGTGGGCTACCCTTCTCAAAGCCTGCAGACTACATTCAAATCATGAGATAGGAGCGAAGGCTGCGGAAGCTCTTTTTCAACTAGAACCCCGTAATGCTTCAAATTACATAGTACTCTCTAATATCTATGCCATGTCCGGCATGTGGGATTCTGCTGCTAGAGTAAGGGATTTAATGAAGGATCGCGGGTTGAATATGGTTAGACAATGCAGCCAATTGTATGTTGGTACGACAGTTCATTCATTTAAAGCGGGAGATCGATCTCATTGTGAAATAGGGAGGATTTTGAATTTCTGGAGAATTTTAACCGATAAAATGATGAAGAGTGGATATGTTCCTCTAGACGCTGTGTTTTGCAATGAGGGTCAAGTTGATCCTTTTACTTGTTACCATACTGAAAAGCTCGCGATATGTTTCGGACTCATATCTACGAGCCCTTACAGCCCGATACACGTATCGAAGAACATAAGAATGTGCATGGACTGCCACTATTCAGCAAAGTTCATCTCGAGAACTTATAATCGAGAGATAGTTGTCTCAGATGGGTGCTCCTACCACTATCTTCAGAATGGCGTATGCAGTTGTAGAGACAAATGGTGA